The Deltaproteobacteria bacterium genomic interval GTCCCGGCGAGGTCGCCGTTCTCGGAAAATCGCTGGACCGCATGCGCATAAGCCTCAAGAAATCGATGGAGATGCTCAGCCGGGCGGACATCGCCTGACCCGGCGCCGCCCCATCACCCGACCGAGAGAAAGGGACGGCCCGCGCGGGCCGTCCCTTTTCACGCCCCGCGCTTCCCGCGGACCCGCCTACGCCAGTCCGGTCCGCGAGGTGCACTCGTCGATCCACCTCAGGTAATCGCCGTTCCCCGAGGCTATCTCCAGGGCCACCACCTCTGGCACCTCGTAACCGTGCAGCTCCCTTATCCTCGCCGTAAGCTCCTCAACGAGCCCGCCCCTGGTCTTCATGACGCAGAGCACCTCGGCCTCGTCGCATATCTCTCCCTTCCACCTGTAGATCGACCTCACACCGGAGACGATATTGCAGCAGGCGGCAAGCCCCTCGTCGACGACGGCCTTTGCGATGGCCGCCGCCTCGTCAACGCCGGAGGCGGTGGTCATGACCACAAAATATCCTTCCATCTGTCGAAAACCTCCTCCAAGAGTGGATGCCCCCGGCCGCAGGCGCGGCGGGCGCCCCGCAAGAGGCCGTCACAGCCGGCGGCTCACCTTTCGGCACGGGCCGGCCCCGCGCCGTGAGGCCGCCGCTCCAGGTAGGACGCCGCTATCCAGCTCATGATCTTCGCCCCTATGGCTATGGCGTCCTCGTCGACGTCGAAGGTCGAGCTGTGGAGCGGCGATGTTATGCCCCTTTCGCTGTTGCCCGTACCAAGCCTGAAGAGCACGCCCGGCACCCGTTCGGCGAAGAGCGAGAAGTCCTCGGCGCCCATCATGGGGTCTGCCATGCGCCTGACTCCGCCCACGCCCAGCACGTCGGCCGCGCAGCGGGCCACCAGAGAGTCGAGCCGCTCGTCGTTTCGCACCGAGGGATTGCCCTTTATGATCTCCATGTCGTAGCCCGCCCCCATGCACGTGGTGACGCCTTCGAGCACCTCCTCGATGAAACGGGGCACCTGCTCGCGCAGGGAACCGTCCAGCGTCCTGATGGTGCCCTCCATCACCACCTTGTCGGCGATTATGTTTTCGGCCCTGCCTCCGTAGATGGTGCCTATGGATATGACGGCCGGGCGCAGCGGGTTTGTGCGCCTGCTCACTATGTGATGGATGGCGTTTATCACCTGTGAAGCGACGAGCACGGCGTCGACCGTCTGGTGGGGACGCGAGGCGTGGCCGCTGCGCCCCTTGACGGTTATCCTGACCCTGTCGGCCGAGGCGGTCATGATGCCCGGCCTGTGTCCGATGGTGCCGACCTCCATCTCCGGGAAGCAATGGAGCGCGACGATGGCCGCCACCTCCGGGTCCTCGAGCGCCCCGTCCTCTATCATGGCGCCGGCCCCTCCGAAACTGCGCTCCTCGGAGGGCTGGAAGAGGAACTTGACGTTTCCCCGCAGATGGGCGCGCACCGAGGCGAGCACCTCGGCAGCCCCCATGAGCACCGCCGTGTGCACGTCGTGGCCGCAGGCGTGCATAACGCCGGGCACGCTGGAGGCGTACTCCACGTCCTTGCAGTCGTCTACGGGCAGCGCGTCCATGTCGGCCCTGAGCGCAACCGTCGGGGCGCCGTCTTCGGCCGCGCCGCCGCGCAGAAGACCCACCACGCCGTAACCTCCCACGCCGCGCCTCACCTCTATGTCGGCCGCCTCGAGCACGCCGGCCACAAAGGCGCTCGTATCTTTCTCCTGGCCCGAGAGCTCGGGGCGGCTGTGTATCTCGCGCCTGAACTTCACCAGACGCCCCGCTATGGCGTCGACCCTCTCTTTTATGAGCGGCAACAACGGAGCCGACACGCCCGACTCGCCGCCCGCCTTCTCCACGATCTTCATGCAACGACCTCCGAAACTCACAAAGACATCGGGAAACTCCGATTAATTACCCTGAGGGGACCTCTTTGTAAAAGGGTCACAGACCCGCGGTCCCCTGGAGGTTCGGGCCGCGCCAGGCGGGACTTTTTACGCCTTTGCGGCCCGAACCTCCAGGGGACCGCCAAGCATCCGAACAAATCAGAGCTTCCCTTACACGAACCCGCCTGAAGAGGCCCGGCTTCCCCGGCCGTCACCGGCATACTCCACCCCGTCTCGGGTCTCCGGCGCCCCTGGCCTCCCCCCTTTCGTCGACGGAGACGGCGTTGACGCCGCCGAAGAAGAGGTCTCTTCCCTCCCATCTCCTGAGGGGGACGCCGAGTTCCTCGAGCTCGCGGAGCACGCCGGCCTCGATGCCCCCTTCCACGTGGAGAAGGCCGTCCTCGAGGTGGACCCGCGGGGCGCCGACGGCCCGGTCCACGGCGAGGCCGTGGTCGATCATGTTCACGAGCA includes:
- a CDS encoding divalent-cation tolerance protein CutA; protein product: MEGYFVVMTTASGVDEAAAIAKAVVDEGLAACCNIVSGVRSIYRWKGEICDEAEVLCVMKTRGGLVEELTARIRELHGYEVPEVVALEIASGNGDYLRWIDECTSRTGLA
- a CDS encoding amidohydrolase, whose protein sequence is MKIVEKAGGESGVSAPLLPLIKERVDAIAGRLVKFRREIHSRPELSGQEKDTSAFVAGVLEAADIEVRRGVGGYGVVGLLRGGAAEDGAPTVALRADMDALPVDDCKDVEYASSVPGVMHACGHDVHTAVLMGAAEVLASVRAHLRGNVKFLFQPSEERSFGGAGAMIEDGALEDPEVAAIVALHCFPEMEVGTIGHRPGIMTASADRVRITVKGRSGHASRPHQTVDAVLVASQVINAIHHIVSRRTNPLRPAVISIGTIYGGRAENIIADKVVMEGTIRTLDGSLREQVPRFIEEVLEGVTTCMGAGYDMEIIKGNPSVRNDERLDSLVARCAADVLGVGGVRRMADPMMGAEDFSLFAERVPGVLFRLGTGNSERGITSPLHSSTFDVDEDAIAIGAKIMSWIAASYLERRPHGAGPARAER